From a single Actinomycetota bacterium genomic region:
- a CDS encoding ABC transporter permease, whose protein sequence is MLSEIFQLWDMHKLGLRTLEHLSMFGLAMIFSIFLGIGIGIVLYTNKKISNTVFNILNLIQVIPTLALLVLLLPLLGLGKLPTVVACILYSVLPIARNTYSGLANIGKDYIETGKAVGLSGKDILIKIRIPLALPLIAGGIRIAVVFTIGVITLGGLIAAGGLGAPLQTGIHLYDKPLILFTGIWVGLIALIFDGIGALGEKLLKKRYHYGNV, encoded by the coding sequence ATGCTGTCAGAAATATTCCAATTATGGGATATGCATAAACTGGGATTACGTACCCTGGAGCATTTAAGCATGTTTGGGCTGGCCATGATTTTTTCCATTTTTTTAGGAATTGGGATAGGGATAGTTCTATACACCAATAAGAAAATATCCAATACCGTATTTAATATATTAAACCTCATCCAGGTTATACCAACCCTGGCCTTACTTGTATTACTGCTGCCCCTGCTGGGTTTAGGAAAACTGCCCACCGTTGTGGCCTGTATTCTGTATTCTGTCCTTCCTATTGCCAGAAATACCTATTCGGGGCTGGCCAATATTGGAAAAGATTATATTGAAACCGGGAAAGCTGTTGGTTTAAGCGGCAAAGATATCTTGATAAAAATCAGGATACCCTTGGCCCTGCCGTTAATTGCAGGGGGGATAAGAATTGCCGTTGTGTTTACTATCGGGGTTATTACTTTGGGGGGATTAATTGCTGCTGGCGGATTGGGGGCACCCCTTCAAACCGGTATCCATCTCTATGATAAACCTTTAATACTATTTACCGGTATATGGGTGGGCCTTATCGCTTTAATTTTTGACGGAATAGGGGCTTTAGGGGAAAAACTGCTGAAAAAAAGGTATCATTATGGAAATGTTTAG
- a CDS encoding betaine/proline/choline family ABC transporter ATP-binding protein (Members of the family are the ATP-binding subunit of ABC transporters for substrates such as betaine, L-proline or other amino acids, choline, carnitine, etc. The substrate specificity is best determined from the substrate-binding subunit, rather than this subunit, as it interacts with the permease subunit and not with substrate directly.), protein MEEKIFGKIQSISMQGLTKKYGSSTALKDFNLEIEGGQLVILIGPSGSGKTTALKTINRLVEPDKGTVTINGHNVMNYNPVQLRRNIGYVIQQIGLLPHLNIQDNIALIPKIEGWDAEKIKSRVAELLKLVDLPQDFSQRFPHQLSGGQQQRVGLARAMAKDPYLLLMDEPFGALDPILRKQLQIEFLNLKQKLSRTIVFVTHDIEEAFKLGDRIAIMDKACLVQEGKPNQLILEPKNQFVSDLVSSHKKFLHMDNLSVKDLMIPLEKKYLFDEDTSAEQATEIMRQSNIELAVILKDNKFKGVAYLNQICNLKAKNLGQAAETIKQFNPYRPLSEAISELKQEGLTLAMVTQDSQPMGIITADKLLLELV, encoded by the coding sequence ATGGAAGAAAAAATCTTTGGAAAAATTCAATCTATTTCCATGCAGGGCCTTACCAAAAAATACGGCTCTTCCACAGCCCTTAAAGACTTTAACTTGGAGATTGAAGGCGGACAGCTGGTAATACTCATAGGGCCCAGCGGATCAGGCAAGACTACTGCCCTTAAAACCATTAACAGGCTGGTTGAACCGGATAAGGGTACAGTAACCATAAACGGCCATAATGTAATGAATTATAATCCGGTACAATTAAGAAGAAATATAGGTTATGTGATACAGCAGATAGGCTTGCTGCCACATTTAAACATACAGGACAATATAGCCCTTATCCCTAAAATCGAAGGCTGGGATGCTGAAAAAATAAAATCCAGGGTGGCAGAACTGCTAAAATTGGTAGATCTTCCCCAAGATTTTTCCCAACGGTTTCCCCATCAATTAAGTGGGGGTCAACAGCAGAGAGTGGGGCTGGCCCGGGCCATGGCTAAAGACCCTTACCTTCTATTAATGGATGAACCTTTTGGGGCTTTAGACCCTATTCTACGCAAACAGCTGCAAATAGAATTTTTAAACCTAAAGCAAAAACTGAGCAGAACCATAGTATTCGTTACCCATGATATAGAGGAAGCCTTTAAATTAGGAGACCGGATAGCTATTATGGACAAGGCCTGCCTGGTCCAGGAAGGAAAGCCGAACCAGCTCATACTGGAGCCTAAGAATCAATTTGTTTCCGACCTGGTAAGCTCCCATAAAAAATTTCTCCATATGGATAACCTATCTGTAAAAGACCTGATGATTCCCCTGGAAAAAAAATACCTTTTCGATGAAGATACAAGCGCTGAACAGGCAACGGAAATAATGAGGCAGTCTAATATAGAATTAGCGGTAATACTAAAAGATAACAAATTTAAGGGAGTAGCTTACCTTAATCAAATATGCAATTTGAAGGCTAAAAATCTGGGACAGGCTGCAGAAACTATTAAGCAATTTAACCCTTACAGGCCTTTGTCTGAAGCTATTAGTGAATTAAAGCAAGAAGGGCTGACCCTGGCTATGGTAACCCAGGATAGCCAGCCAATGGGTATCATAACTGCTGATAAACTTCTTTTGGAGCTGGTTTAG